Proteins found in one Panicum hallii strain FIL2 chromosome 4, PHallii_v3.1, whole genome shotgun sequence genomic segment:
- the LOC112889803 gene encoding GDSL esterase/lipase At5g45920-like: MVRPSIVLFGDSITEEAFGEGGWGSSLANHYSRSADVVLRGYSGYNTRWAARVAGRAVATVAGAVAAVTICFGANDAALPDRASAAQHVPVGEYRDNLRAICAMLQRRWPGVVVILVTPPPVDEDGRRRYPPYAHDYSGLPERTNAAAGVYARACVEVARQCGIRAIDIWSRMQKFPGWEKSFLRDGLHLTPRGNRVLFEEVVFALKDANLSLEALPADLPLFGDMDPDNPAKSFEDEGEWAEC; the protein is encoded by the exons ATGGTGAGGCCGTCGATCGTGCTGTTCGGGGACTCCATCACGGAGGAGGCGTTCGGGGAGGGCGGGTGGGGCTCGTCGCTGGCGAACCACTACTCCCGCTCCGCCGACGTCGTGCTGCGCGGCTACAGCGGGTACAACACGCGCTGGGCGGCGCGGGTGGCCGGCCGCGCCGTGGCCAccgtcgccggcgccgtcgccgccgtcacCATCTGCTTCGGCGCCAACGACGCCGCGCTGCCCGACCGCGCCAGCGCGGCGCAGCACGTGCCCGTCGGCGAGTACCGGGACAACCTCCGGGCCATCTGCGCGATGCTGCAGCGGCGCTGGCCCGGGGTCGTCGTCATCCTCgtcacgccgccgcccgtcgacgaggacggccgccgccg GTACCCCCCGTACGCGCACGACTACTCCGGCCTGCCGGAGCGCACCaacgcggcggcgggggtgtACGCGCGGGCGTGCGTGGAGGTGGCGCGGCAGTGCGGGATCAGGGCCATCGACATCTGGTCCAGGATGCAGAAGTTCCCCGGCTGGGAGAAGTCCTTCCTCAG GGACGGGCTGCACCTGACGCCGCGCGGGAACCGGGTGCTGTTCGAGGAGGTGGTGTTCGCGCTCAAGGACGCCAACCTCAGCCTGGAGGCGCTGCCGGCCGACCTGCCGCTCTTCGGCGACATGGACCCCGACAACCCGGCCAAGTCGTTCGAGGACGAAGGCGAGTGGGCCGAGTGCTGA
- the LOC112890850 gene encoding uncharacterized protein ycf45: MPPPAPPLHLCLRLSLQPPRTLPPSRRRASHSPCVASRPIAARPVFLRRGGPLPLLAAEGEAAEGSAWSDGSEEELRRLLELLPGEMRRRVETHPELPALVEVVMDLGRPPLARFPSGDFLLSHRPISFDDLRHATSQVGDFGADNRAGISRTLHRISAIRNRKGVIVGLTCRVGRAVPGSANLLHDLVKDGGSLLLIGPPGVGKTTVIREIARMLADDYKKRVMIVDTSNEIGGDGDIPHPGIGNARRLQVPNQDMQHKVLIEAVENHMPQAIVIDEIGTKLEAMAASTIAQRGIQLVATAHGVTIENLIMNPSLEMLVGGIQSVTLGDEEANRRGVQKTVLERKGPSTFTCAAEIISKTELRVHRSLEATVDALLAGKPPNVEIRKLGTKGLVQEVSVQKEQSHTGLYEDATPFDGDSLRNARRSLDSAFNLDSAEGHTERSDEAESSLSLYAYGISESTALQAIKQLELEDIVTLTYNISEADAVIALHSKLKKNSQIQAVVKSQDIPVFFVKTNSLSQITRALRALIDDHMDELIDYNDKEEARSSEETDALEEARLAIEQVVIPKGESVQLLPRPPSIISSQVDLVESFSLKWEVVGQEPNSHVRILPHFTAAEATGAEQETATTGLADPRSPDGTDHTHQDGITRLPFLPE; the protein is encoded by the exons atgccgccgccggcgccaccgcTCCACCTCTGCCTCCGCCTCTCCCTCCAACCGCCCCGCACTCTCccgccctcccgccgccgcgcctcccaCTCCCCGTGCGTCGCGTCGCGCCCGATCGCCGCTCGCCCCGtcttcctccgccgcggtggaccgctgcccctcctcgccgcggaGGGCGAGGCGGCCGAGGGCTCCGCGTGGTCGGATGGGTCCGAGGAGGAGCtccggcggctgctggagctgcTCCCGGGGGAGATGAGGCGGCGGGTGGAGACCCACCCGGAGCTCCCGGCGCTCGTGGAGGTGGTCATGGACCTCGGCCGGCCCCCGCTCGCGCGGTTCCCGTCCGGCGACTTCCTCCTCTCGCACCGCCCCATCTCCTTCGACGACCTCCGACACGCCACCTCCCAG GTTGGGGACTTTGGAGCTGACAACCGCGCCGGAATCAGCCGGACGCTGCATCGGATTAGCGCGATTCGGAACCGGAAGGGCGTCATTGTAGGCCTCACTTGCCGTGTTGGGCGGGCAGTGCCTGGGAGCGCCAATTTGCTTCATGATTTGGTTAAGGATGGTGGGTCATTACTACTCATCGGCCCACCGGGGGTGGGGAAGACAACTGTCATAAG AGAAATAGCCCGAATGCTGGCTGATGATTACAAGAAGCGCGTGATGATTGTTGACACATCTAATGAGATTGGTGGGGATGGTGATATTCCTCACCCAGGAATAGGCAATGCCCGTAGGTTGCAAGTGCCTAACCAGGACATGCAGCATAAG GTGCTTATAGAAGCCGTAGAAAACCATATGCCTCAGGCGATTGTTATTGATGAAATTGGAACTAAATTAGAGGCTATGGCTGCTAGCACCATTGCACAGAGGGGAATACAGCTTGTTGCGACTGCCCATGGTGTAACAATAGAGAATCTGATCATGAATCCATCACTGGAGATGCTTGTGGGAGGAATACAG AGTGTCACACTTGGTGATGAAGAAGCTAACCGGAGAGGGGTTCAGAAAACTGTCCTAGAGCGCAAGGGCCCATCAACATTTACATGTGCTGCAGAGATCATCTCCAAAACTGAGTTACGTGTCCATCGTAGTTTGGAAGCCACAGTAGATGCTCTCCTTGCAG GCAAGCCGCCTAATGTTGAAATTCGGAAGTTGGGTACAAAGGGATTGGTGCAGGAAGTTTCTGTGCAAAAGGAACAATCACATACTGGTCTTTATGAAGATGCGACTCCATTTGATGGTGATTCTCTAAGGAATGCCAGAAGAAGCTTGGACTCTGCATTTAATCTTGATTCTGCCGAAGGACATACAGAGAGATCAGATGAAGCTGAGTCAAGCTTGAGTCTATATGCTTATGGG ATCTCCGAGTCGACTGCCTTGCAAGCCATTAAACAGCTGGAGTTGGAGGACATTGTTACTTTAACTTACAACATCAGTGAAGCTGATGCAGTGATCGCGTTACATTCGAAGCTCAAGAAGAATTCTCAGATTCAGGCTGTGGTGAAATCTCAAGATATACCAGTTTTCTTCGTGAAG ACAAACTCCCTGTCCCAAATCACTAGGGCGCTTCGCGCCCTCATTGACGATCACATGGACGAGCTGATAGATTACAATGATAAGGAAGAAGCAAGGTCATCAGAGGAAACTGATGCTCTGGAG GAGGCGAGGCTGGCGATCGAGCAGGTAGTGATCCCGAAGGGCGAGAGCGTGCAGCTGCTGCCGCGACCACCAAGCATCATCTCCTCCCAAGTGGATCTCGTCGAGAGCTTCAGTCTCAAGTGGGAGGTCGTAGGCCAGGAGCCGAACTCCCACGTGAGGATCCTCCCACACTTCACGGCCGCGGAAGCCACCGGCGCCGAGCAAGAAACCGCCACCACCGGGCTCGCAGATCCTAGGAGCCCCGACGGCACGGATCATACCCACCAGGACGGCATCACCAGGCTACCTTTCCTCCCCGAGTAA